The genomic DNA GCGCCAAACACCACAACGCGACGCAACCGGCAACCACGACGATGCCCCGCACCATCCATCATGATCACCATCCTGGACGACCTAGACCAGCTCACGCCACTTCACAACGATCAATCCAGAGCCTAAACGCGGCACCCCCCCGCTACCTGAAACCTGACTTGGCCCAAATCAGTGCGCTCTGTCTACCCTGTTGATGCTCTGGAGGGCTTCGGCCAGGTCGCCGACGACTACAGCGGCATCGCCCCGGTTCGGGCTGCCGCCACCAGCGTCGAGAACACTGTCAGAACCGCCCGCGACAGCATCTGTTCCTGAACATCCACCCGGGAAGCGTCCCGTCAGCGCAGCACGGAACGCGCCATGACAAGCCTCTGGATTTGGTTCGTCCCCTCATAGATCTGCGTGACCTTCACATCGCGCATGATCCGCTCGACGGGGTAGTCCCTGACGTAGCCCGCTCCGCCGAACACCTGAACCGCGTCTGTGGCAACTTCCATCGCGATGTCGGATGCGAAGCACTTGGCCGCCGCACCGGCGAAGCTCAAGTCGGGCGATAGTCGCTCCGACTTCGCGGCGGCTTCGTACACCAACGCCCGGGCGGCCGCGATCTTCATGGCCATGTCCGCGATCATGAACTGGATTCCCTGGAACTCGGCGATCGCCTTGCCGAACTGGTGGCGCTCCTTGGCGTAGGCGGCCGCCGCGTCCAGCGCTCCCTGAGCCAGGCCGAGCGCCTGCGCGCCAATAGTGATGCGCGTGATGTCGAGCGTCCGCATGGCTGTGGAGAAGCCGGTCCCGGGTTCACCAATGATTCTGTCCGAGGGGATTCGAACGTTCTCCAGGATTACCTCCCGCGTGGGAGACCCGTGCATACCCATCTTCCGTTCCGGCGCCCCCAGGGACAGGCCTGGATCGTCCGCGTGCACGACGAAAGCCGAGATCCCCCGGGCGCGAGCATCGGGGTCCGAGGTGGCCAGGATCGTGTAATACTCCGAGATCCCCGCGTTGGAAATCCACGACTTCTGTCCATTCAGGACCCAACTGTCGCCGTCCAGAACCGCTCTGGTCTTCATGCTTGCCGCGTCACTACCGGCCTCGCGTTCGCTCAGCGCGTAGGAGAACATCGCCTTGCCCTCCGCGACGGGCCTGAGGTACCTCTCCTTCAGATCCTCCGACCCGCTGATAAGAAGCGGCGTCGTACCGAGCTTGTTGACTGCCGGGATCAGCGAAGTCGATCCGCATACCCGTGCCAGTTCCTCGATGACGACACATGATGCCAACGCGTCGCCACCTTCGCCGCCATACTGCTCGGGAATGTGCACGGCTTGGAATCCGGCCGAGCACAGCAATGAGTAGATGTCCTGCGGAAACTCACCCGACTCATCGATCTCGGCGGCGCGGGGCGCTATCCGGTCAACAGCCAGCGCCCTGACCGCTTCCCGAAGCGCCTCGTGTTCTTCGCTGAGACTGAACAAGTCGTATTCCGGATTGGGCTCAAGTGGCATTGGGACTCCCATCGGCTCGGGCGCTTCCAGCGCCGTAGGCAACGATACTGACTCCGGACCGGACATAGCAGCTTGCGGCACTGGGCCTGGCACGCTGCGGCACCTCTGACGCTCCCCCGCCGCCTGAAGTAGCCTGGCCCGATGGGCAATGTAAGTGTCATCGGCACTGGCTACCTGGGCGCTACGCATGCGGCTGCGATGGCCGAGGCGGGCCACACGGTCATCGGGATCGACGTCGACGCGGCAAGGGTCGATGCGTTGAACCGTGGCGAGCCGCCGTTCTTCGAGCCAGGCCTTGCCGACCTCGTCAAGAAGCACGTGGCCACCGGCGCTCTGTCCTTCTCGCAGGACGTAACCGCGACGGCGGAATGCGACGCACACTTCCTGTGCGTAGGGACTCCACAGCAGGCCGGATCTGATGCCGCGGACCTGACGCACGTGCACGCGGCGGTGGCGGCTCTGGCCCCCGTCCTCACCAAGCCGACTCTGGTCATAGGGAAGAGCACCGTACCCGTGGGCACAGCGCAGGAGTTGGCGTCCACGCTGGCGCGGACAGCCCCGGCGGGCGACGCGGTCCACCTGGCCTGGAACCCCGAGTTCCTCCGGGAAGGCCACGCCATCGAGGACACGCTCAGCCCCGACCGCATCGTCGTGGGCGTGATGCACGCTTCTGACGAACGGAAGCTGCGAGATCTCTACGCAGCCCCAATCGCGGCCGGAACACCTTTCCTTTCCACCGACTTCGCAACAGCGGAACTCGTCAAGGTCGCGGCCAACGCATTCCTGGCAACGAAAGTGTCCTTCATCAACGCCATGGCCGAGGTGTGCGAAGTGACAGGCGCCGACGTTACTCACCTGGCCGAAGCTATCGGCCACGACGACCGCATCGGCCCGAAGTTCCTGCGAGCTGGGATCGGCTTCGGCGGCGGCTGCCTGCCCAAGGACATCCGGGCCTTCGGAGCTCGCGCCGGAGAACTCGGAGTTGGGCCATCCTTGGCGTTTCTCCGCGAGATCGATGAGATAAACACCCGCCGCCGACACCACACCGTTGAGATCGCTCGCGAGATGCTCAGCCGCTCGATCCTGGGAGCGCGAATAGCGGTGCTAGGGGTCGCCTTCAAGCCGGACAGCGACGACATCCGTGATTCGCCGGCGCTCAATATCGCCGCTGCGCTACACCTTCAGGGCGCACAAGTGCGCGTCTATGACCCCCGGGCCAACGCCAATGCCAGCCGCGCGTTCCCAACGCTGAACTACGCACCAGATGCCGAATCGGCTCTGGAGGGTGCCCACCTAGTGCTGCTGCTGACCGAATGGGCCGAGTTCCTCGATCTTGACCCGGTGCTGGTAGCCAAGATGGTGGAAAGCCCGGTGATCCTGGACGGCCGCAACGCGTTGGACGCGAAGCTCTGGCGGACCGCTGGCTGGGAGTACCGCGGACTGGGCCGACGCTGAGGTAGTGCGCCCGCACTAGGCGCAGCACCTGGGCAGGGATGACAGCTAGCTGTCGCCGGCGATCTGCTCGCGCAATGCCGCGCCCTTCGCCCGGGCGCCAGCGGCGAGCTGCTCACGATGCCGATCGAGCTGTTCGCGCAGCTTGTCATCGCCGACAGCGAGCATTCGCACAGCCAGTAGCCCGGCATTCGCCGAACTGCCAACACCAACCGTCGCGACGGGAACACCGCTTGGCATCTGCACGATGGACAGCAGCGAATCCATACCGTCCAAGTAGCGCAGCGCTATCGGCACGCCGATGACCGGCAACGATGTCACTGCCGCCAGAACGCCGGGAAGGTGCGCGGCCCCGCCAGCTCCCGCGATCAAGACCTTCAGACCGCGGGCGGCAGCGCCAGCGGAGTAGTCGATAGCCTGCTGCGCCATACGGTGGGCGGACACAACGTCGACTTCATGCGCGATGCCGAAGTCTGTCAGTACTTGGGCCGCGTCCGACATCACCGGCCAGTCTGAGTCGCTGCCCATCAGAACCCCAACGATGGGCTGATCGTCACTCATGAGTTCACTCCCTCGATGCCACAAGGTCTGCGCGAACCAGGCGGTACACAGGGAAGCCTACAGACCCCTCCCCGCGGAACGGTCCGATCTCCTGGCACTGGGCCAACCGAGTGGCGCACCCAGCATCTCCCCCACAGGGGGTGCCCCCAGACCCCAACGGGTCATACTGTGAAACGTAGTAACAGCGTCGGCAGTGACCCAGGCCACATCGCCGTCCAGGTTACTGCTGTGTCGACCGGGTAGTTTCAGGACGTGACAACCATGACTCTGGCCGCGGACCGGACAGGTTCACGAATCCGAGAGCTGTTGCGCCCGTTCGCCGACATGATCCGCGAAGTCGGCAGATTCGGTGTCGTGGGCCTTATCTGCCTGTTCGTTGACGTTGGTCTGTTCAATCTGCTCATGTTCGTCGGCGGGGGTGGACCGCTGGCTGACAAGCCGCTCACTGCCAAGGCCGTCTCGGTAATAGTGGCCACCACCTTGTCGTACACGCTGAACCGGAACTGGACGTTCTCACAGCGCGGGCGGACCGGTGTACTTCGCGAGTACGTCCTGTTCGTCGCGCTCAACGGCGTGGCGATGCTCATCGCCCTGTCGGTTCTCTGGTTCTCGCACTACGCACTCGGACTGACCTCCGTGCTGGCGGACAACATAAGTGCCAACGTCGTAGGCCTGGCCCTGGGGACCATTTTCCGGTTCTGGTCCTATCGCAGGTGGGTGTTCCCCGCTATCGACCCATTGGCGGCTTCAGCGCCTTTCGAGTCAGAGTCAGTACTCGAGACCGGTTCTGGGTCTGCCGCCACACCTGAGAGGGCGTAGGGGCGCACGATACCCAGACCTCGGACCGGTCGCGGAGTCAGTGCGCGTGTCGTTAGCTCGACGTCATACGCGCTCGAGTCATGCAAGGCCTCGTCGGTCGCGCCATCGATGACAGTCGTGCCTGGACGCGC from Candidatus Nanopelagicales bacterium includes the following:
- a CDS encoding acyl-CoA dehydrogenase family protein, with product MPLEPNPEYDLFSLSEEHEALREAVRALAVDRIAPRAAEIDESGEFPQDIYSLLCSAGFQAVHIPEQYGGEGGDALASCVVIEELARVCGSTSLIPAVNKLGTTPLLISGSEDLKERYLRPVAEGKAMFSYALSEREAGSDAASMKTRAVLDGDSWVLNGQKSWISNAGISEYYTILATSDPDARARGISAFVVHADDPGLSLGAPERKMGMHGSPTREVILENVRIPSDRIIGEPGTGFSTAMRTLDITRITIGAQALGLAQGALDAAAAYAKERHQFGKAIAEFQGIQFMIADMAMKIAAARALVYEAAAKSERLSPDLSFAGAAAKCFASDIAMEVATDAVQVFGGAGYVRDYPVERIMRDVKVTQIYEGTNQIQRLVMARSVLR
- a CDS encoding UDP-glucose/GDP-mannose dehydrogenase family protein, producing the protein MGNVSVIGTGYLGATHAAAMAEAGHTVIGIDVDAARVDALNRGEPPFFEPGLADLVKKHVATGALSFSQDVTATAECDAHFLCVGTPQQAGSDAADLTHVHAAVAALAPVLTKPTLVIGKSTVPVGTAQELASTLARTAPAGDAVHLAWNPEFLREGHAIEDTLSPDRIVVGVMHASDERKLRDLYAAPIAAGTPFLSTDFATAELVKVAANAFLATKVSFINAMAEVCEVTGADVTHLAEAIGHDDRIGPKFLRAGIGFGGGCLPKDIRAFGARAGELGVGPSLAFLREIDEINTRRRHHTVEIAREMLSRSILGARIAVLGVAFKPDSDDIRDSPALNIAAALHLQGAQVRVYDPRANANASRAFPTLNYAPDAESALEGAHLVLLLTEWAEFLDLDPVLVAKMVESPVILDGRNALDAKLWRTAGWEYRGLGRR
- a CDS encoding GtrA family protein, with the protein product MTLAADRTGSRIRELLRPFADMIREVGRFGVVGLICLFVDVGLFNLLMFVGGGGPLADKPLTAKAVSVIVATTLSYTLNRNWTFSQRGRTGVLREYVLFVALNGVAMLIALSVLWFSHYALGLTSVLADNISANVVGLALGTIFRFWSYRRWVFPAIDPLAASAPFESESVLETGSGSAATPERA
- the purE gene encoding 5-(carboxyamino)imidazole ribonucleotide mutase, producing MSDDQPIVGVLMGSDSDWPVMSDAAQVLTDFGIAHEVDVVSAHRMAQQAIDYSAGAAARGLKVLIAGAGGAAHLPGVLAAVTSLPVIGVPIALRYLDGMDSLLSIVQMPSGVPVATVGVGSSANAGLLAVRMLAVGDDKLREQLDRHREQLAAGARAKGAALREQIAGDS